In Onychostoma macrolepis isolate SWU-2019 chromosome 17, ASM1243209v1, whole genome shotgun sequence, the DNA window TTATAAATTCTTCTTAGTAGGCTGTACCGTGAATATACTACAAATCTAACATGAATGTAAACAAATTAAAGACCAGCTAACACTGATTAACTGTGAATGCTTCTATTGATATACACGGTCAGGTTGAAAAGAAACTTTACAGAATGATTAAAAGAAGTAATTGCTGGTCAAAAACAAGTATTTGAAAAATCAGAAATTTATCAACAGTAGCCCTTGAGTTTAATTTATGGCTTTGAGATACGAGTAAAGGataagcacaaacacacatacatacttaTGCACACAAACCTGAAAAACACCTGCCAGATACATAACGTTTGCACATACGAAGGAAACATATCccattatactgtacatgccAACATCAAACTTTCAACAAACACCCCACTTAGACTAGAAACGTACCTAATGCAGCTTAAATTTGATGTTTGTGCtacacataaaatgtaaatactgaTTAAAcagattttgctaaataaatcaCTGGAATTTTATGGATAATATTTCCAAACCCATTCCTTCAGAAAAGACTTCATTTACACCAAAAAATGGCTGACATCTGTTTGAGATGACTATTACACGTTCTGACAAATCAGACCACagattaaacaataaaaaaacaaatgatgtCAAAAAAAAGAACCAAACTGATAATGCCTTTTAAAAGATTAACATAAAATATGAGACCATAatgaaactataaaataaaatagatttaaaatacGACAATACCACAATGGCCAACGAGTAATTAAACTGAACATGAATATAACAGTCTGGTAAACAACATGAGCATCATCTGGTTGTGATTACCAAGCAGATGACCTTTGTGTGTGATCTGGAAATACCTGCTAAATAAGTGCACGTGTTTGGCTTTGATACTGGACAGTCCGACGTTACAAAAGACAGACACTTCATACAACCTACTGGCAGAAACAGCAGAGTTTACAGATTAAAGTGCTAGACACCAATACTGAAGCGCTCTTGCTAACAGTACGGTTAGTTTTTAACTCTGTGCTTTGCCTGTTCACCCAGAGTAATGGCAAGACAAAATTAATGGCACATTCCCTTaacaataatgaataaattCCCTTCCATCTATATTTTAGGCACAAAAAGCAAACTTAATAACATCTCCCCACGCTTTATGCCTTTCTGTATCAATCAGTCCAGTCCAGTATGAAGTGGTTTGTGGTCCACATTCCCACAGGTAAAAGATCACCAGCGACCACTGATGCTCGCCATGTCCGAGTGGAACTGGCGCGACAGACGACCGCTGGCCCCGCCTTCTAGGAAGGAGGAGCGAATGTTGGGCGTGTCAAAGAGCTTCCTCCTGGTCTTATTCAGCTCTGAGGAAACATTCAAATATCATCAGTAAACACATGAGCTTTGTTCCTAAACCTAATGAGCTGCATCTCTCCCTACATATAGGCAGCATCCTAATTCAAGTGGAACTTTATGAGTAACTTATTTGAAACTCTACATAGGTAAATACTCTTTTAACAGTCACcaacacacatcacacacaagTAAATGCTGACAGCATTGTTAAGTGATCTCTAGGTAGGCTGCTCACTAAGTTCGGAGTAAAGATACTACATAGTATTCCAATTTTATATAGACTGAATCTATGAAAGAAGAAATTGGAAGAATAGGTTGAATCTTGGAAGAAATTGCTTACTTTACAAAGCAGTGACTTCACATCCTATTCTTTCCACatcctttatttttttcccctgttgaTCTGTAGCTTAGATATAAacacaaatcttactgacctgaGATCGCCAGTAACATTTTCCGGCGAGCACCAAATGTTGTGATTCCCAGTTCCTTTAGGTCTGGATCCGTTAGTGTGACAAATGTTTGCAGATCAATCTATTAGACCAtaacacagacatacacatacaaattaacatttacaaaaacCACAAATAAATCCACTAATCCACATTTTTCCTACTACAGTGATTGCAAGGTGAACTAGCAAAGCGTCTTACTTTATTTCCTTACTAAGAGATTCAAAATGtttatgcaatttaaaaaaaattactaaaaataaatcaaggCATGTTTTCCACACTGCTTGTACTAAACAAACACAAGAAAGAATTATATTtaatcattatatttttatgcacCAATATGACAATACGTAAATATCAGTATAtgcctaaataaatattttaccatGAACACTTCATGAACATTTTTGATGATTGCAGACACATCCAAATCTAAATTCATTCCTCAAATAATGAATTACTGAATTACCTCCTGCTGCTGGAAGATGTCTGTGTATTTGCCGAGACCAAGTTTGCTGAACAGCTCAGGGAGATCTGTTCCTTTGAGAGATGAACTGAGAGAGCAGCCATTGCTGCCAGACATGGAGATACTGTCCATATAATTACTGCTGCTAAGATACTGCTCACCTACTGACCCAAACACACAGATAAAGTTTAAGACAACTCGTGAGTAGGCAGTAAATTTATTGCTTTGTGTTTCGAAGAAAGAGAGTGCAAAATCTTTAGTCTTACAAGATTTGTTCTTGATTCTCTTTGGGCTGCTGACAGCAGGGGAAAATTCAGAATTTCCTGGCAGTCCGTTACCATTGATGTGAACGTTCCCATTCAAATCCCCCCAATTATCGGATTTGGTGTCATTACCCAAACCCTCCTGACTCCCAGAGTGTGAGACAGAGAGATGAGAGTCCTGAAACCATATACACAAAAAGCAACTTTGAAACCCtgctttttcaaataatttttgaaGAGAACAGCTTCATATCAACTGAACTAGATTTATGCTGCACCGGAGAGTTTGTACCTCATAAGTAGTGCTTATGCTGGGTTTATACGGCACATGATGTGCCCTGCGCAGCTCTTTAATGCTCTCCGCTGGCATTGATTTAGAGAAACCCAACCCGCTCCAGGTATTTGTGGGGGTCCGAATCTCCGTCACAACCGGCTTCTTCAGCATGGCtatacaaaaacaacacaactgTTTAACCACAACCTAACTAGTGATCTTTTATTCAGATGTTATTTTGAGATCAAGTCTATGCTCACCTTTAGTGGCCAGTAGCTTCTTTTTCTCATAGTCAAAAGCCTGAAAATCATTGATACACAAAGACAGTGTGAATATGTTTTAGTTTGTGTACACTTGTATGTAAGTGcagcgtgtgtgtatgtgtatataaaccTGCATATGTGGTGCAAGTCGTCTTTCTGCAGCTCTCTCGCTTCCTGGTGCTCTTTTGTCAGCCACTGGAGTCTCACAATCAGAATCGGCCAACACACACTCAACActgcgcgcgcgcacacacacacacaaagaaaattTAAGGATCACTTAACAGCTGCAGTGTaaccttaaataaaaaaaaaaaaacataacggAATTTCCATGATGATGTACGGTCATTTTATGATTAAACATACTGAAGAAGTGAGTTCTTGGTTCTCTGCAGAAGTTCCATCGTTTGTCGTTTTCCTGATGACATGGTGCAAGAGGCCAGCATCTGCTTTAGCTCACTCCCATTGGCTGAGTGAGACGGGCTTCTGGGCATGCCCACTTCAACAAATGTATCTGAGCCTGACACACAGATAAATGGTGGAATAACagtataatgcattaatactgtgCACAGTGAATTAGGGTTGCAGAAAATGTGATTACATGCCAACTGTACTGTGCCAACTATAAAGTTTGATAGAGGAGGGATAATGGTACACGGCTGTTTCTCGGGTTGGGCTAGGCCCCTACATTTGAGGGGAAATGTTAATGattcagaacatttaaaaactttGTGGGAACAGTTTGGGGAAGGCCATGACTGTGCATAACTGTGCCCTAAACTATTAACTTGACTGGGCCGCACAGAGCCCTGACCTAAACCCCTTCAAACACCTGGAACAGAGATTGAGAGCCAGGATGTCTTGTGCCTGACCTCACAAATGCTCTACTGGATGAATAGGCAAAAATTTCCACAGaaacactaaagaaaaggaaggggaaagaaaaggaaaaatatatttgaataaattgcTGTTCAATTGTGTaaatttcatgatttcaattaattagacataatttttgattaataaaatttaattgaacaattaaaacagattatagtaaaattaaaatggaaaaaaaacggaatttggaaaaaagtaaaattgttttcatagggccctattatAGCTGCAATGGAGAGACCTTCTCCATTATTAATATCTATGCATTTAGAATGTGATGTCATTAAAGTATCTGTTGGTGTAATGGTcaggtgtcccaatacttttgtccatatcaTGTataaaaagtttgtgttttctaCCTTCATCTACAGATTTATTGgaaatggattctgattgggaGTGTCCAATGACTTCCTGGGATGTGTCACAGTGGGTGGAGTTCAGCGATACAGAGGAGATTCGACTGTACACAGAACTGGCGAGCTGCAACATCCAGAAGAAACATACACGGGAAGAATAATgagtttaaaacaaaacagatgcACTCATTTTGAAAATCGCCTTATCAATAAAGGACACATATGATGCTGACTTGATTTTGGCCAAAAAGACTTATCTTAAAAGGCAGCATATTTTAATCTATAATGCCTAAAAATGTTGCCTACGTATACAGTTTAGTAACTTTGATGAAGTTTCTCACATGTCCGTTGAGATGTTCTGCACTGGCAGGTTTGTGTATTGGTGCGAGTCCAGGTGGAGGGGACGGTGTGTGAGCGTGTGCTTGACTCTGGACCCCAGACAGCAGAAGACCACTGAGAGTCGACTGAGACACTGACTGCAGCATCAGGTCTGTGGAAAACCCTGAGCCAGGGACAGAGAGAGGGTTATGTAACACGCATATACAATATATGTGGTTGAAAAGAGCACACACTCACCTGCTGTGTTAGCTGTTGAACTGAGAGCATTGGCCCAAAGTGAAGCTGTGTGACCAGTagcatgtgaatgtgtgtgagcAGGTGTATGAATGTGCTGTGAGTTGTTCACTGCTCCATTCTGAATGTTTAACACAGAGCCGTGCCCATTAAGAATACAGTTTGGGTTTGGGGAACCATTAGGAATGGGGCTGACAGACGACCTTAGAAGACCAGCtgatgaaagagagagaaaagaaagagtAAGCAATGTAAataccaaaaacattttttttgtccataatgTTTTAACAGCtaagttattattaatttattttgctcCGATGTAACTTTCAAATCAGAGACAGCACAAGAAATGTCGAGAGCCAACAATTAGCATACCAGTTAGACCCAGTGTTATTGATTTactttttgttaatatttagattttttttaggcTTCTGTTTTCACATGAattttaataaatggtttagtcatttttgtgtttttgtcatttttatatgcctatattaatttttatttatgcgTTTTAgcttatttacttttattttaaacctaaccctaaactaaacaaaaatgagaaattttaaattttcagaaagatttttttttttttatttccagtaACTGGACCTgactgaaacatttttttgtaacatgatttatCTAAATACCATTGTTATCTGACTTTATTGCTTTGAAATGTTACCTGCTGCATGCTGCTAAGCTAAAAATTTGATACTCTAATTGTATATTACTCAAATGttggatgaaaaaaaattaataataataataataataatattatatatatatatatatatatatatatatatatatatatatatatatatatatatatatatatatatatatatatatatatatatacacacacacacacacatatatatatatacacacatacacacacatatacgaaGGGTTGAATAACAAAAGAATAACATAattatgcaatttatttttaatattttgtattattttt includes these proteins:
- the bicc1a gene encoding protein bicaudal C homolog 1-B isoform X2 gives rise to the protein MLPQEHNPSMHPCPPTIVCSGPGARGKVEGKFETLQGAMAEPLSFMHHDQGSSSERSDDSPSAVSEDDSSGHCGHISPPDPDWTEERFRVDRKKLETMLLAASEGRINGGEDFFQKVMDETNTQIAWPSKLKIGAKSKKDPHIKVSGKREDVREAKEKIMSVLDTKSNRVTLKMDVSHTEHSHVIGKGGNNIKRVMEETGCHIHFPDSNRHSQGEKSNQVSIAGQLTGVEAARVKIRELLPLMLMFECSGLVQHVDCSSPVVQHISHTYNVSISFKPPSRLYGNTAIVRGNQNNASGVKRGTALLLEHLAGSLASSVLVSTQLDIAPQHHNFLLGRNGANVKNISQRTGAHIHFPELNAHNTHTSRSAVYIQGSIDAVCAARQQLMGCLPLVLLFDIKEEMEVASQVVTTLMEQLDVFISIKPKPKQPSKSVIVKSVERNAGSMYEVRRILLGLESSCVPPPINHVAVNGHAPASPPLIGSIGLDTLASAGLRLSTLAGLLRSSVSPIPNGSPNPNCILNGHGSVLNIQNGAVNNSQHIHTPAHTHSHATGHTASLWANALSSTANTAGFSTDLMLQSVSQSTLSGLLLSGVQSQAHAHTPSPPPGLAPIHKPASAEHLNGHLASSVYSRISSVSLNSTHCDTSQEVIGHSQSESISNKSVDEGSDTFVEVGMPRSPSHSANGSELKQMLASCTMSSGKRQTMELLQRTKNSLLHVECVLADSDCETPVADKRAPGSERAAERRLAPHMQAFDYEKKKLLATKAMLKKPVVTEIRTPTNTWSGLGFSKSMPAESIKELRRAHHVPYKPSISTTYEDSHLSVSHSGSQEGLGNDTKSDNWGDLNGNVHINGNGLPGNSEFSPAVSSPKRIKNKSCEQYLSSSNYMDSISMSGSNGCSLSSSLKGTDLPELFSKLGLGKYTDIFQQQEIDLQTFVTLTDPDLKELGITTFGARRKMLLAISELNKTRRKLFDTPNIRSSFLEGGASGRLSRQFHSDMASISGRW
- the bicc1a gene encoding protein bicaudal C homolog 1-B isoform X1, whose protein sequence is MLPQEHNPSMHPCPPTIVCSGPGARGKVEGKFETLQGAMAEPLSFMHHDQGSSSERSDDSPSAVSEDDSSGHCGHISPPDPDWTEERFRVDRKKLETMLLAASEGRINGGEDFFQKVMDETNTQIAWPSKLKIGAKSKKDPHIKVSGKREDVREAKEKIMSVLDTKSNRVTLKMDVSHTEHSHVIGKGGNNIKRVMEETGCHIHFPDSNRHSQGEKSNQVSIAGQLTGVEAARVKIRELLPLMLMFECSGLVQHVDCSSPVVQHISHTYNVSISFKPPSRLYGNTAIVRGNQNNASGVKRGTALLLEHLAGSLASSVLVSTQLDIAPQHHNFLLGRNGANVKNISQRTGAHIHFPELNAHNTHTSRSAVYIQGSIDAVCAARQQLMGCLPLVLLFDIKEEMEVASQVVTTLMEQLDVFISIKPKPKQPSKSVIVKSVERNAGSMYEVRRILLGLESSCVPPPINHVAVNGHAPASPPLIGSIGLDTLASAGLRLSTLAGLLRSSVSPIPNGSPNPNCILNGHGSVLNIQNGAVNNSQHIHTPAHTHSHATGHTASLWANALSSTANTAGFSTDLMLQSVSQSTLSGLLLSGVQSQAHAHTPSPPPGLAPIHKPASAEHLNGHLASSVYSRISSVSLNSTHCDTSQEVIGHSQSESISNKSVDEGSDTFVEVGMPRSPSHSANGSELKQMLASCTMSSGKRQTMELLQRTKNSLLHVECVLADSDCETPVADKRAPGSERAAERRLAPHMQAFDYEKKKLLATKAMLKKPVVTEIRTPTNTWSGLGFSKSMPAESIKELRRAHHVPYKPSISTTYEDSHLSVSHSGSQEGLGNDTKSDNWGDLNGNVHINGNGLPGNSEFSPAVSSPKRIKNKSLGEQYLSSSNYMDSISMSGSNGCSLSSSLKGTDLPELFSKLGLGKYTDIFQQQEIDLQTFVTLTDPDLKELGITTFGARRKMLLAISELNKTRRKLFDTPNIRSSFLEGGASGRLSRQFHSDMASISGRW